A window of the Acidobacteriota bacterium genome harbors these coding sequences:
- a CDS encoding archease, with translation MNSPERGHREVEHTADWELEVWAPDMPALIEEAARGMYGLMGLVVSEDDRCHRQLEISCDDWEQLLVSFLEELLFIAESEDLAFDGFLFALVEENLLARLEGGSIVSREREIKAVTFHNLEILEIERNLKTRIIFDV, from the coding sequence GTGAATTCTCCCGAGCGAGGCCATCGTGAGGTCGAGCACACCGCCGACTGGGAGCTTGAGGTGTGGGCTCCGGACATGCCTGCGCTGATCGAGGAAGCTGCACGCGGCATGTACGGTTTGATGGGTTTGGTGGTTTCTGAGGACGATCGGTGTCATCGGCAGCTCGAAATCTCATGTGACGACTGGGAGCAGCTCCTGGTGTCGTTTCTCGAGGAGCTGCTCTTCATCGCCGAGTCTGAAGATCTCGCGTTCGACGGTTTCCTGTTCGCTCTGGTGGAAGAAAACCTGTTGGCACGGCTCGAGGGCGGGTCTATCGTCTCGCGGGAAAGGGAGATCAAGGCGGTGACGTTCCACAATCTCGAAATCCTGGAAATCGAGCGAAACCTGAAGACTCGCATTATCTTCGATGTTTAG
- a CDS encoding RtcB family protein, with product MRVPVRLFASRELCEAIGSDASLEQAVNATTLPGVVGEVLVMPDVHQGYGFPIGGVAATELPNGVISPGAIGYDINCGVRLLASRVERAEAEDVMHDLVAALDAACPSGVGKGGLLRLDEHELERACREGGEWARREGFGTETDVARTEEGGRLDGADFNKLSSRARERGRPQMGTLGAGNHFIEVEVVDEVFDTEAARVMGLSEGCLTVMIHCGSRGLGHQVCTDYVKRFQKVVRLYDIRLPDRELVCAPLDSPEGKAYEGAMRAAANYAFANRQVLANLARDAFAEVLRSRVRNVHLYQVYDIAHNMGKTEEHVIDGVRRRVCVHRKGATRAFGPGFEGLPPEYRRIGQPVLVPGSMGTASWVLVGTAQSMERSLGSCCHGAGRTMSRRKAKRSINGGELRRELEERGIRVRAGSLPGLAEEAPQAYKDVDAVVEAVAGAGIAKKVARLRPVAVVKG from the coding sequence ATGCGGGTACCGGTGAGGCTTTTCGCGAGTCGCGAGCTGTGCGAAGCGATCGGAAGCGACGCATCGCTCGAGCAGGCGGTCAACGCGACGACCCTGCCCGGAGTGGTTGGTGAGGTCTTGGTGATGCCCGACGTTCACCAGGGTTACGGTTTTCCGATTGGCGGCGTGGCGGCCACGGAGCTGCCGAACGGGGTCATATCACCGGGCGCGATCGGCTACGACATCAACTGCGGGGTCCGGCTGCTCGCATCACGGGTGGAACGTGCCGAGGCCGAGGACGTGATGCATGATCTGGTTGCTGCCCTCGACGCCGCATGTCCGAGCGGGGTCGGTAAAGGCGGGTTGCTGCGGCTCGACGAGCACGAGCTCGAAAGGGCGTGTCGCGAAGGCGGCGAATGGGCGCGCAGGGAGGGCTTCGGAACAGAAACGGATGTTGCGCGTACCGAGGAAGGTGGACGCCTCGATGGTGCTGATTTCAACAAGCTGAGTTCGCGCGCACGAGAACGTGGGCGTCCGCAGATGGGCACCCTCGGTGCCGGGAATCATTTCATCGAGGTCGAGGTCGTGGACGAGGTCTTCGACACCGAAGCGGCGCGGGTCATGGGCCTGTCGGAAGGCTGTCTGACGGTGATGATCCACTGCGGTTCGCGCGGGCTCGGTCACCAGGTCTGCACTGACTACGTCAAGCGCTTCCAGAAGGTGGTGCGGCTCTACGACATCCGGTTGCCGGACCGGGAGCTGGTGTGCGCACCTCTCGACTCGCCGGAGGGCAAGGCGTACGAGGGGGCGATGCGTGCGGCTGCAAATTATGCCTTCGCCAACCGCCAGGTCCTCGCAAACCTGGCCCGCGATGCCTTCGCCGAGGTCCTTCGCAGCCGGGTACGAAATGTCCACCTTTACCAGGTCTACGACATCGCCCACAACATGGGCAAAACCGAGGAGCACGTGATCGACGGTGTGCGACGCCGGGTTTGTGTCCACCGCAAGGGAGCGACCCGCGCGTTCGGGCCGGGATTCGAAGGACTTCCGCCGGAGTACCGCCGGATCGGTCAGCCGGTCCTTGTCCCGGGTTCGATGGGTACCGCTTCGTGGGTGCTGGTCGGCACGGCTCAGAGCATGGAGCGTTCCCTCGGATCCTGCTGTCACGGCGCTGGCCGCACGATGAGCCGGCGCAAGGCCAAACGATCGATCAACGGCGGGGAACTCCGGCGCGAGCTCGAGGAACGCGGCATCAGGGTACGGGCCGGTTCGTTGCCCGGACTCGCGGAGGAGGCGCCGCAGGCGTATAAGGACGTTGACGCGGTGGTCGAAGCAGTTGCCGGCGCAGGTATCGCCAAAAAGGTGGCGCGCCTCCGCCCGGTTGCTGTCGTCAAGGGTTGA
- a CDS encoding protein kinase translates to MTAEDRSHPVAGDMLAHYRVIKRLASGGMGEIYSAEDTRLGRRVALKVLPADTVADPERLLRFQTEARAVAAINHPNIVTIHGVESDRGTHFIVMELVEGRTLSKLVSAGGLPLPEFFHIAEQLTEAVAVAHQNGISHRDLKPDNVMVTTSGHVKVLDFGLAKLRDETDQVISERTPSDTFDREPSPVLTEEGAVLGTVPYMSPEHVTGRGVDHRSDIFSLGIILYEMLTGERPFQGLTTASVMSAIIRASTEPITRKRREVPRSVELAIEGCLEKDPSHRTQRVSTLNEQLRNARLELPSSPVSSGESLEKSVSRQPSQLTRNFDRVWSMARGHRLPLVLFGTVFLVNFLETSVETTLRDRHGVGRELGFQLARAAHWFEGSGTSEAYDTASPVVVYGYSIAYFFVMFFLIIITGWALARIRDREPFRIFALAVTADYLVSLPFFLFFPVPEKWAYPESGAVLLSDLWAPGLIEFFRPISGLDNCFPSYHVSLTTVTVIMAFVYRLRFRWVALWLGALIILSTSVLGIHWLTDIAAGLAAGVLAFGTARLVNRSALVHH, encoded by the coding sequence GTGACGGCCGAAGATCGGTCACACCCCGTTGCCGGAGACATGCTCGCACATTACAGAGTGATCAAACGCCTCGCGAGTGGCGGCATGGGAGAGATCTACAGCGCCGAAGACACGCGCCTCGGCCGCCGCGTCGCCCTCAAAGTCCTGCCTGCCGACACGGTAGCCGACCCGGAACGTCTCCTGCGGTTCCAAACAGAGGCGCGAGCGGTCGCGGCGATAAATCACCCCAATATCGTCACCATCCACGGGGTCGAAAGTGACCGAGGCACGCATTTCATCGTCATGGAACTGGTCGAAGGGCGCACCCTGAGCAAGCTGGTTTCTGCGGGCGGACTCCCGTTGCCCGAGTTTTTCCATATTGCCGAGCAGTTGACCGAAGCGGTTGCAGTCGCCCATCAGAACGGTATCTCTCACCGCGACCTCAAGCCCGATAACGTGATGGTGACCACTTCTGGTCACGTCAAAGTGCTCGATTTCGGTCTCGCGAAGCTGAGAGATGAAACCGATCAGGTGATATCCGAAAGAACCCCTTCGGACACCTTCGATCGCGAACCTTCACCTGTCTTGACCGAGGAAGGCGCAGTGCTCGGAACGGTACCCTACATGTCGCCCGAGCACGTCACCGGGCGTGGTGTCGATCACCGTTCCGACATCTTTTCGCTCGGGATTATCCTGTACGAGATGCTGACCGGAGAGCGCCCGTTCCAGGGCTTGACCACCGCGTCGGTGATGTCTGCCATTATTCGAGCCTCGACAGAACCAATCACTCGAAAACGCCGCGAGGTCCCACGGTCGGTCGAACTCGCAATAGAGGGCTGCCTCGAAAAGGACCCCTCCCACCGGACACAGCGGGTTTCGACCCTGAACGAGCAGCTGCGCAACGCTCGCCTCGAACTCCCTTCCTCACCCGTGAGCTCCGGCGAAAGCCTCGAGAAGTCCGTCTCTCGGCAGCCCTCGCAACTGACTCGCAACTTTGACCGCGTGTGGTCGATGGCACGCGGGCACCGCCTGCCACTTGTGTTGTTTGGCACGGTATTTCTCGTGAACTTCCTCGAGACGTCGGTCGAAACGACCTTGCGGGACCGCCACGGCGTCGGCCGCGAGCTCGGATTCCAGCTCGCGCGAGCCGCTCACTGGTTCGAAGGATCGGGCACTTCCGAGGCCTACGATACCGCTTCGCCGGTCGTGGTTTACGGGTACTCGATCGCCTACTTTTTCGTCATGTTCTTTCTGATCATCATCACTGGTTGGGCGCTCGCACGCATCCGTGATCGGGAGCCGTTCCGAATCTTCGCACTCGCGGTGACCGCCGATTACCTTGTGAGTCTGCCCTTCTTCCTCTTCTTTCCGGTTCCGGAGAAATGGGCCTACCCGGAATCCGGCGCCGTTCTTTTGTCGGATCTCTGGGCGCCGGGATTGATCGAGTTTTTCCGTCCCATTTCCGGGCTCGACAACTGCTTCCCGAGCTACCACGTCTCCCTGACGACCGTGACAGTCATTATGGCCTTTGTCTACCGTCTTAGATTCCGCTGGGTTGCTCTCTGGCTCGGCGCACTCATCATCCTTTCGACATCGGTTTTGGGTATCCACTGGCTGACCGACATCGCGGCGGGTCTGGCAGCGGGTGTTCTGGCATTTGGCACCGCGCGCCTGGTCAACAGGTCAGCGCTGGTGCATCATTGA
- a CDS encoding phosphate/phosphite/phosphonate ABC transporter substrate-binding protein, whose protein sequence is MTKIRRGSSAARVGATLIVGLICLSSADRLCAADRTTFVGVALDQETREADRRLRNYLERSAAMSFAPEELEYRQVIERLVSWDTADGVVVARTTPYVQVVAEMLGAELEILATYVSQATARTTYHSYFVARRDDLPANPTPADVISFVSESPDLIHFTFHSLFSTSSFFLPSLHFRINRVFHMPEPTESLAAIALDPSESNSSSDLVRAVASGDADLAAVWDGTKARFSDNDPIGREVVFVQLPSTIPNDLLVCSRSAPAELKEKIRTAVREMSDDEISVGDFTRWVDITDASDARAALAHLRWLAREQTTPVTVDVRQGRGSSSGTAAMARAARHAVRLSGTELVLFDGDFYEHIDTVWTLDEIHDGAARLTSSIPGTGIEDQVFPISFRDVDDLTGRIVDIVQRRIHRIRYVWPYSGNQPIVIRDTTLTMPTGQKVPVQRITWIDPDRNRFRAGPIFEVGVRTSNPFIHELKADDFRRAGDVPADLDPMSNISYRVYQLRILPPNTWFRIATGALIVLLALAAIAAVMAVRRSTAEDLADQETLLT, encoded by the coding sequence GTGACCAAAATAAGGCGAGGGAGTTCCGCGGCACGTGTCGGTGCGACGTTGATCGTGGGACTGATCTGTCTGTCCAGTGCCGATCGGCTCTGCGCGGCTGATCGCACGACGTTCGTCGGCGTGGCGCTGGACCAAGAAACGCGAGAAGCGGATCGCAGGCTGAGAAACTACCTCGAGCGAAGCGCCGCCATGAGCTTCGCGCCCGAGGAGCTGGAATACCGGCAGGTCATCGAGCGACTCGTGAGCTGGGACACCGCCGACGGCGTCGTCGTAGCGCGCACCACGCCGTATGTGCAGGTGGTTGCGGAAATGCTCGGCGCCGAGCTCGAGATCCTCGCAACCTACGTCAGCCAGGCCACCGCACGAACGACCTACCACTCGTACTTCGTCGCCCGACGGGACGACCTCCCCGCCAATCCGACCCCGGCCGATGTGATCTCCTTCGTATCCGAATCCCCCGATCTCATTCACTTCACATTCCACAGCCTGTTCTCGACATCGAGCTTTTTTCTCCCGTCGCTCCACTTCCGCATCAACCGGGTCTTCCACATGCCGGAGCCCACCGAATCGTTGGCGGCCATCGCGCTCGATCCCTCCGAGAGCAACAGCAGCAGCGATCTCGTACGGGCGGTGGCATCCGGCGATGCTGACCTGGCAGCCGTGTGGGACGGAACAAAAGCACGTTTTTCTGACAACGACCCGATCGGTCGCGAGGTGGTGTTCGTGCAGCTGCCCTCGACGATACCAAACGACCTGCTGGTGTGTTCGCGATCCGCGCCGGCCGAGCTCAAGGAGAAAATCCGCACTGCGGTTCGCGAGATGTCCGACGATGAAATCTCAGTCGGCGACTTCACGCGTTGGGTCGACATCACTGATGCATCGGACGCACGAGCCGCCCTCGCCCATCTCAGATGGCTGGCTCGCGAGCAGACAACGCCGGTGACGGTGGATGTTCGACAGGGGCGCGGGTCATCATCCGGAACCGCGGCTATGGCGAGAGCCGCCCGCCATGCGGTGCGACTCTCGGGAACGGAGCTCGTTCTCTTCGACGGAGATTTCTACGAACACATCGACACGGTATGGACTTTGGACGAAATTCACGACGGAGCGGCACGTTTGACGAGCTCGATCCCCGGTACGGGAATTGAAGATCAGGTCTTTCCAATCAGCTTCCGCGACGTTGACGACCTGACAGGGAGAATCGTGGATATCGTCCAGCGACGAATCCACCGTATCCGCTACGTGTGGCCCTACAGCGGCAACCAGCCGATCGTGATACGAGATACGACCCTCACCATGCCCACGGGCCAAAAGGTGCCGGTGCAACGTATCACCTGGATCGACCCTGATCGGAACAGATTCCGCGCCGGGCCGATCTTCGAGGTCGGGGTGAGGACATCGAACCCGTTCATCCATGAGCTCAAGGCGGACGATTTTCGACGCGCCGGAGACGTTCCCGCCGATCTCGACCCGATGTCGAACATCTCGTACCGCGTCTACCAGCTCCGAATCTTGCCACCCAACACGTGGTTTCGAATCGCTACCGGCGCGCTGATCGTGCTGCTGGCGTTGGCTGCCATTGCGGCCGTCATGGCGGTTCGACGATCAACCGCAGAAGACCTCGCCGATCAGGAGACTCTCCTCACGTGA
- a CDS encoding 4Fe-4S dicluster domain-containing protein, with amino-acid sequence MMSDGERVPRHATSGLEQSIDRRSLLVGTGLTAMAAVSASVAGAAPGFVERLLRERFAELSPERKAEILDRLEQEYSERYGREVSVEDTPALDGVEFAYGLDIARCVGCRRCVYACVHENNQSRDPQIHWIRVLRMEKERGIDFTESTAYYEPPEVPEPDAFYLPVACQQCRNPACVKVCPVKATWQDPDGIVVIDYDWCIGCRCCMSACPYGARHFNWSEPKIPSQEINPRTHYLGNRPRPRGVVEKCTFCLHRTRKGRYPACVEICPVGARKFGNLLDKESEMYYLLREKRVFVLKEELNTQPRFYYFYAT; translated from the coding sequence ATGATGAGTGACGGAGAGCGGGTCCCAAGACATGCGACCTCCGGACTCGAGCAGTCCATCGACCGTCGCTCGCTCCTGGTCGGTACCGGTCTGACTGCGATGGCGGCAGTGTCGGCGTCCGTCGCAGGCGCTGCGCCCGGCTTTGTCGAACGGTTGCTGCGCGAGCGGTTTGCCGAGCTCAGTCCGGAACGCAAGGCCGAGATCCTCGATCGGCTCGAGCAGGAATACAGCGAGCGTTACGGCCGCGAGGTGTCGGTCGAAGACACTCCCGCGCTGGACGGAGTCGAGTTCGCGTACGGCCTCGACATCGCTCGCTGTGTCGGTTGCCGGCGCTGCGTCTACGCATGCGTGCACGAGAACAACCAGTCCCGAGATCCCCAGATCCACTGGATCCGGGTGCTGCGCATGGAGAAGGAAAGGGGCATCGACTTCACCGAGTCGACCGCCTATTACGAACCGCCGGAGGTTCCGGAGCCCGACGCGTTCTACCTGCCGGTCGCCTGTCAACAGTGCCGCAACCCCGCCTGCGTCAAGGTCTGCCCGGTCAAGGCGACCTGGCAGGATCCCGACGGGATCGTAGTCATAGATTACGATTGGTGTATCGGCTGCCGCTGCTGTATGTCGGCCTGCCCCTATGGCGCGCGTCACTTCAACTGGTCGGAGCCAAAAATTCCGTCCCAGGAGATCAATCCGAGGACCCACTATCTCGGCAACCGGCCACGACCCAGGGGAGTTGTCGAAAAGTGCACGTTCTGCCTCCACCGCACCCGCAAAGGGAGGTACCCGGCCTGCGTCGAGATCTGCCCGGTCGGAGCGCGCAAGTTCGGCAATTTGCTCGATAAGGAATCAGAGATGTACTACCTGCTGCGGGAAAAGCGGGTCTTCGTGCTCAAGGAAGAGCTGAATACTCAACCGCGGTTTTACTACTTTTACGCGACCTAG
- the nrfD gene encoding polysulfide reductase NrfD, translated as MLKDVFSFVVGSARLAFRGGRLYYAWLVALGLLTAWGATAWWRQVTEGLIATNMRDQVSWAFYIGNFTFLVGVAAAAVMLVIPAYIYNWKPIKEIAIFGELLAISSIVMCMLFVLVDIGRPDRAWHLMPFVGSLNLPSSILGWDVLVLNLYLILNLVIVGHLLYTAFFRRPYNSRLVVPLLLFSIPAAVGIHTVTAFVYAGVAARPFWNSAILAPRFLTSAFCSGPAILLILFQVLRRTTSIEIKDEAIWKIAELMAYAMFLNLFLFGAEIFREYYSATQHLIHSQYLFSGVQGHNALVPFAWASLIASVVAFLLFLFPVTRHNLVTLNIGCLLIYAGVYIEKGMALVIPGMTPDTLGEFYEYVPTLVEVRVGAGIFAAGFLVFTLLCKVAIPILQESERPEDAEHSVAEAA; from the coding sequence ATGCTCAAAGATGTCTTTTCTTTTGTCGTCGGCTCGGCCCGCCTCGCTTTTCGCGGTGGCCGGCTGTACTACGCGTGGTTGGTTGCCCTCGGGCTGCTCACTGCCTGGGGTGCGACCGCATGGTGGCGGCAGGTCACCGAAGGGCTCATCGCCACGAACATGCGCGACCAGGTGTCATGGGCGTTCTACATCGGCAACTTCACCTTCCTGGTCGGGGTCGCGGCCGCCGCGGTAATGTTGGTCATTCCCGCCTACATTTACAACTGGAAGCCGATCAAGGAGATCGCCATTTTCGGCGAATTGCTAGCCATCTCTTCGATCGTCATGTGCATGCTCTTCGTGCTGGTGGATATCGGTCGTCCGGACAGGGCGTGGCACTTGATGCCCTTCGTTGGCAGCCTCAACCTGCCGTCTTCGATTCTCGGCTGGGACGTGCTCGTCCTCAATCTCTACCTGATTCTCAACCTGGTCATCGTTGGGCATCTGCTCTACACGGCCTTTTTCCGCCGACCCTACAACTCGCGACTGGTGGTGCCGCTGCTCCTCTTTTCGATTCCGGCCGCTGTCGGAATCCACACCGTCACTGCGTTCGTATACGCGGGAGTGGCCGCGCGGCCGTTCTGGAACTCCGCCATTCTGGCGCCGCGGTTCCTCACCTCGGCGTTCTGCTCGGGACCGGCCATTCTCCTGATTCTGTTCCAGGTCCTGCGCAGGACGACCTCGATCGAGATCAAGGACGAGGCGATCTGGAAGATTGCCGAGCTTATGGCCTATGCCATGTTCCTCAACCTCTTCCTCTTCGGTGCCGAGATCTTCCGCGAGTACTACTCGGCGACCCAACACCTGATCCACAGCCAGTACCTCTTCAGCGGCGTCCAGGGGCATAACGCCCTGGTGCCCTTTGCCTGGGCCTCCCTGATCGCGAGTGTGGTCGCCTTCCTGCTCTTTCTCTTTCCGGTCACCCGCCACAATCTGGTGACCCTCAACATCGGCTGTCTCCTGATCTATGCCGGCGTGTACATCGAAAAGGGTATGGCGCTGGTGATCCCGGGTATGACTCCCGACACCCTGGGTGAGTTCTACGAATACGTGCCGACGCTGGTCGAGGTGCGTGTCGGCGCTGGCATTTTCGCAGCCGGATTCCTGGTCTTCACCCTGCTGTGCAAGGTCGCGATTCCGATTCTCCAGGAGTCGGAGCGGCCCGAGGACGCGGAGCATTCGGTGGCCGAGGCGGCCTGA
- a CDS encoding molybdenum cofactor guanylyltransferase, with translation MAARLLGGVLVGGRSRRMGRPKQCVEIGGMTMIEQVVHALSGEVDEVVLLGAGPIPAALEGLRRRADADGCRGPMAGILGAMRFEPQAAWLVAPCDLPLLRPEAIRWLVSRRKVGTWVVFPSFDGFVEPLLALYESEARGLLETAAAAGEHALQRLARDSRVATFEPPSSLRRCWFNANTPQEIAALRDV, from the coding sequence ATGGCCGCCCGGTTGCTCGGCGGCGTGCTGGTCGGAGGGCGGAGCCGGCGGATGGGTCGACCGAAGCAGTGCGTCGAGATCGGCGGAATGACGATGATCGAGCAAGTCGTCCACGCGCTTTCCGGAGAGGTCGACGAGGTCGTCTTGCTTGGCGCCGGTCCGATTCCAGCGGCTCTCGAGGGCCTGCGAAGAAGAGCCGATGCCGACGGCTGCCGAGGTCCGATGGCGGGGATTCTCGGCGCCATGCGGTTTGAGCCTCAGGCGGCTTGGCTGGTGGCACCGTGTGACCTGCCGCTACTGCGGCCGGAGGCAATTCGGTGGCTGGTCAGCAGGCGAAAAGTTGGCACATGGGTGGTGTTCCCGTCATTCGATGGGTTCGTCGAGCCGTTGCTTGCCCTCTACGAGTCGGAGGCTCGAGGCTTGCTCGAGACCGCCGCCGCGGCCGGGGAACACGCGCTGCAACGTCTCGCTCGGGACTCCCGGGTTGCGACCTTCGAACCCCCAAGCTCGCTGAGGCGTTGCTGGTTCAACGCCAACACACCCCAGGAAATCGCAGCCCTCCGGGACGTCTGA
- a CDS encoding carcinine hydrolase/isopenicillin-N N-acyltransferase family protein has protein sequence MNINRAYRMVVGASLVTVMAWISAAEIRDADACTSAVVAPAGSATGTPILWKNRDTSNVSNKVIYVDEEPFAYLCLANASTGSGRSCFAGLNESGFAIINTVAYNVPSLSSESEDHEGIIQADALRTCRTVEDFERYIEANLGPELGARTNIGVMDAEGGAAIYEVHNHGFKRIDAADQPTGYLVNTNFARSGEEGEGEGYIRFKRASELFRTFEAGGVDPEVILHRFSRDLGHPLVNSVGVNEVAALQSRPPVWINTRDRINRPSTASAVVIVGGNEQRPATMWVIPGEPVTAAAIPLWVEAGRSPAAFYEGEEAPLWKESLRIKRALRPLEIGHIGDYLDLTRLVNADGTGYLPDLLSLEQSIFVDTAAFLAGRPQPDALAAFQEQVTARVLEHLRLIVIEGEPPHGYGGQ, from the coding sequence ATGAATATCAATCGTGCGTACCGAATGGTGGTCGGCGCGAGTCTCGTGACAGTGATGGCGTGGATTTCGGCGGCGGAGATACGAGATGCGGACGCCTGTACCTCGGCTGTAGTGGCACCCGCAGGCTCCGCGACCGGAACGCCGATTCTGTGGAAGAACCGCGACACATCGAACGTGTCCAACAAGGTCATCTACGTCGACGAAGAGCCGTTTGCCTATCTCTGCCTGGCAAACGCGAGCACCGGTTCGGGCCGTTCGTGTTTCGCCGGACTCAACGAGTCGGGATTCGCGATCATCAACACCGTCGCATACAACGTTCCATCGCTTTCCAGTGAAAGCGAAGACCACGAGGGCATCATTCAGGCTGATGCCCTCCGCACCTGCAGGACGGTCGAGGACTTCGAACGCTACATCGAAGCGAATCTGGGACCCGAGCTCGGCGCCCGAACCAATATCGGAGTCATGGACGCCGAGGGTGGGGCCGCGATATACGAGGTCCACAACCACGGCTTCAAGAGGATCGACGCTGCGGACCAGCCAACCGGCTACCTCGTCAACACCAACTTCGCCCGCTCGGGAGAGGAGGGCGAGGGTGAAGGCTATATCCGGTTCAAGCGCGCTTCCGAGCTTTTCAGAACCTTCGAGGCCGGAGGCGTGGATCCCGAGGTCATCCTGCACCGTTTCAGCCGCGATCTCGGACACCCGCTGGTCAACAGTGTCGGGGTGAATGAAGTCGCGGCGCTGCAGTCGCGACCCCCGGTTTGGATCAACACACGTGACCGCATCAACCGACCATCGACCGCCTCTGCCGTGGTGATTGTGGGTGGGAACGAGCAGCGTCCCGCGACCATGTGGGTCATTCCCGGAGAGCCTGTGACTGCGGCGGCGATACCGCTGTGGGTCGAAGCCGGTCGCAGCCCGGCGGCGTTCTACGAAGGTGAGGAAGCGCCGTTGTGGAAGGAGTCCCTGCGTATCAAGAGGGCTCTCAGGCCTTTGGAGATCGGACACATCGGCGATTACCTGGACCTTACCCGTCTGGTCAACGCCGACGGCACCGGCTATCTGCCCGATCTGCTCTCGTTGGAACAGTCGATCTTTGTCGACACCGCGGCGTTTCTCGCCGGGCGGCCGCAGCCGGACGCGCTCGCTGCATTCCAGGAACAGGTGACTGCTAGGGTGCTGGAGCATCTTCGGTTGATAGTGATTGAAGGCGAACCTCCGCACGGATACGGCGGGCAGTAG
- a CDS encoding tryptophanase, translating into MRTIIEPFRIKMTEPLKITTRDERQRALEAAHHNVFLLDAEDCCIDLLTDSGTGAMSTQQWAALMLGDESYAGSRSWKRFESTVREITGMDHVLPTHQGRAAEGILAETVVRPGDVIPNNSHFDTTRANIEYCGAVALNLPCAEAYDTQVAAPFKGDMDVAALRACIEEHGREKIPFAMMTVTNNTGGGQPVSMANLRAVKEVLAEHEIPLIIDACRFAENSYFVGQREEGYADYSLLEIAQEMFSMADGATMSCKKDGLANIGGFLVCRDDEWATRFRNLLILREGFPTYGGLAGRDLEAISVGLMEALDNDYQIYRHATVEYMVERLSAIGMPMVLPAGGHAVFLDARKMVPQVPQLQYPGIGVVNALYLAGGIRAVELGSVMFGHTDGDGMEQPSPLELVRLAFPRRVYTQSHFDYIIEVIDQVWRERETIPGHRITYQQDILRHFTCHFEPM; encoded by the coding sequence ATGCGCACGATCATCGAACCTTTCCGCATCAAAATGACGGAACCACTCAAGATTACAACCCGCGACGAGCGACAGCGTGCGTTGGAGGCGGCTCACCATAACGTCTTTCTGCTCGACGCCGAGGACTGCTGCATCGACCTATTGACCGACTCGGGCACCGGCGCCATGTCGACGCAGCAGTGGGCAGCGCTGATGCTCGGTGACGAAAGCTACGCCGGGAGTCGCTCGTGGAAACGCTTCGAGTCGACGGTACGCGAGATTACCGGTATGGACCATGTGCTGCCGACCCACCAAGGGCGCGCCGCAGAAGGCATCCTTGCCGAGACCGTGGTGCGGCCCGGTGACGTCATCCCCAATAACAGCCACTTCGACACCACCCGCGCCAATATCGAGTACTGCGGTGCGGTGGCTCTCAATCTACCCTGCGCGGAGGCCTACGACACGCAGGTGGCGGCACCGTTCAAAGGCGACATGGACGTGGCCGCACTCCGCGCATGCATTGAAGAACACGGAAGGGAGAAGATACCGTTCGCCATGATGACGGTGACGAACAACACCGGAGGCGGACAACCAGTGTCGATGGCCAACCTCCGCGCCGTCAAAGAGGTCCTCGCCGAGCATGAGATCCCCCTCATCATCGATGCATGCCGTTTTGCCGAAAACTCATATTTCGTAGGTCAGCGTGAGGAGGGCTACGCCGACTACTCGCTCCTCGAGATCGCGCAGGAGATGTTTTCGATGGCCGACGGCGCAACCATGAGCTGCAAGAAGGACGGCCTGGCCAACATCGGCGGCTTCCTGGTATGCCGCGACGACGAGTGGGCAACACGGTTTCGGAACCTCCTCATCCTGCGTGAGGGTTTCCCTACCTACGGCGGTCTCGCTGGACGCGACCTCGAGGCGATCTCTGTCGGCCTCATGGAAGCCCTCGACAACGACTACCAGATCTACCGCCACGCGACCGTCGAATACATGGTCGAGCGCCTGAGCGCGATCGGCATGCCGATGGTGCTCCCGGCCGGGGGACACGCCGTCTTCCTCGACGCCCGCAAAATGGTCCCCCAGGTGCCACAGCTCCAGTATCCAGGAATCGGCGTCGTCAACGCGCTCTATCTGGCCGGAGGAATCCGTGCGGTCGAGCTCGGCAGCGTGATGTTCGGCCACACCGACGGAGATGGTATGGAGCAGCCGTCACCGCTCGAGCTCGTGCGCCTCGCCTTCCCGCGCCGGGTTTACACCCAGAGCCACTTCGATTACATCATCGAGGTCATCGACCAGGTCTGGCGAGAGCGAGAGACGATACCTGGCCACCGCATCACGTACCAGCAGGATATTCTGCGCCACTTCACCTGCCATTTCGAGCCTATGTAG